A window of Babylonia areolata isolate BAREFJ2019XMU chromosome 2, ASM4173473v1, whole genome shotgun sequence contains these coding sequences:
- the LOC143279392 gene encoding cytochrome P450 26B1-like isoform X2 yields the protein MRDMACPLPLPPGTMGYPLVGETFEFVRKGADFFARRLAAHGPVYKTHMIGSPVVRVVGGEHVRHVLMGEHVSVRSSWPQCVQRLVGPRSLLGMSSDEHRKVKPLIGAIFTPAVMASFVPRIQMVVSRHLDRWCQTSAAEGEVSGFPACQRLSLDLSLEIILGQSMERSNDDSLPAAMRQFVGNLFSLPVAIPGCGMWKGLRARERIVQEVRHKLDTTQERSDADFYSIVELMQLHPDMCHQRALIEDNSLELFFAGYSTTSSAFCNALMCMGRNPEAVRKVERELEEEGLLQDPCKELTYDVIERLRYVHACNSEVLRFYPPAGAVFRKANRTLQIGGYQVPKDWVVACSLRETQQTSQAFRDPHLFLPERWLGLTPEEKERSRYEYLPFGTGARVCVGRRLAILMQAVFLVQLLRRCRFRLKEPGAPMVYIPVAKAKDNLPLVVRPRIPAQAEETLAEETG from the exons GGAGCAGACTTCTTCGCCCGCCGCCTGGCGGCGCACGGCCCCGTGTACAAGACACACATGATCGGCAGCCCCGTGGTGCGCGTGGTGGGCGGCGAGCACGTGCGCCACGTGCTGATGGGCGAGCACGTGAGCGTGCGCTCGAGCTGGCCGCAGTGCGTGCAGCGCCTGGTGGGCCCGCGGTCCCTGCTGGGCATGAGCAGCGACGAGCACCGCAAGGTCAAGCCTCTCATCGGGGCCATCTTCACGCCCGCCGTCATGGCGTCCTTCGTGCCTCGGATTCAG ATGGTTGTCAGCCGTCACTTGGACCGTTGGTGCCAGACGTCGGCCGCTGAGGGCGAGGTGTCGGGGTTCCCGGCCTGCCAGCGACTGTCCCTGGACCTGTCTCTGGAGATCATCCTGGGCCAGAGCATGGAGCGCTCCAACGACGACAGTCTGCCCGCCGCCATGAGGCAGTTTGTCGGCAACCTCTTCTCCCTGCCCGTCGCCATACCGGGCTGCGGCATGTGGAAG GGACTGCGGGCACGTGAGCGGATCGTGCAGGAGGTCCGCCACAAGCTGGACACGACCCAGGAGCGGAGTGACGCCGACTTCTACAGCATCGTGGAACTGATGCAGCTGCACCCGGACATGTGCCACCAGCGCGCGCTGATCGAGGACAACTCTCTGGAACTGTTCTTCGCCGGGTACAGCACCACCTCCTCGGCCTTCTGCAACGCCTTGATGTGCATggggag GAACCCGGAAGCCGTgcggaaggtggagagagagctggaggaggagggcCTTCTGCAGGACCCCTGCAAGGAGCTGACCTACGACGTCATAGAACGCCTGAGGTATGTGCACGCCTGTAACAGCGAGGTGCTCCGTTTCTACCCGCCGGCTGGGGCCGTCTTCAGGAAAGCCAACCGGACCTTGCAGATCGGG GGCTACCAGGTGCCCAAGGACTGGGTGGTGGCCTGCTCTCTGCGCGAGACACAGCAGACGTCCCAGGCCTTCCGGGACCCGCACCTCTTCCTCCCGGAGCGCTGGCTGGGCCTGACCCccgaggagaaggagaggagccGCTACGAGTACCTGCCCTTCGGCACCGGGGCGCGCGTGTGCGTGGGGCGTCGCCTGGCCATCCTCATGCAGGCCGTCTTCCTGGTGCAGCTGCTACGGCGGTGCCGCTTCCGACTGAAGGAGCCCGGTGCCCCAATGGTCTACATCCCCGTGGCCAAGGCCAAGGACAACCTGCCCCTTGTCGTCCGCCCTCGGATCCCGGCCCAGGCTGAAGAGACTTTGGCTGAGGAGACTGGCTGA